The DNA segment TCAGGCCTTTTTTCTGGATATCCTTAAAAGTCTCTATGATGAAACCAGTAAGTCGAATAGAAAAGGGTCCAGTCACTTTCAGGAGATCGAACAGCGTCTTCTTGCCTCTTATCGGGATCCTTCATGCTGTGTCCAGTCCCTGGCGGATGAGCTCAAATTTTCGGTCAATTATCTCAGGCAGATCTACAAAGACTTCTCAGGTCAGTCTCTCTCGGATGAAATCAATAGACTGCGTGTTGAGGAAGCGGCCCGTCTTCTCCTG comes from the Oceanispirochaeta sp. genome and includes:
- a CDS encoding AraC family transcriptional regulator produces the protein QAFFLDILKSLYDETSKSNRKGSSHFQEIEQRLLASYRDPSCCVQSLADELKFSVNYLRQIYKDFSGQSLSDEINRLRVEEAARLLLESDNPVKEIYARAGFSNYNSFFTSFKKMKGHTPALFRRNHEKSE